A region of Toxorhynchites rutilus septentrionalis strain SRP chromosome 1, ASM2978413v1, whole genome shotgun sequence DNA encodes the following proteins:
- the LOC129762255 gene encoding double-stranded RNA-specific editase Adar isoform X4 yields the protein MRPNVVYDHYRWKKKIDQAMERSADGNNAGGGNKIPVLTGGAATGTSGTTTAAASNSPPRSAGGIMTTPTRRPNKRKSSSVNLQAGSPAARKRRKLQQAQLKAGGDPSAEQAPQTKNTVAVLNELKRNLVYNLESQTGPVHAPLFTMSVVVDGQKFIGHGRSKKLARIEAAAAALRSFIQFKDGATLTPIKPLQNVDFTSDDPMIENSIFPMSDTPALPEAIVTSPSMITANKSGSKGASEKAYIPRSLDSKERHNGPNHNNNNNNTNNNIINNNVHSTNNSNSPYQSKPNSIFSNHNNTITSYNHQTAASHNSYTSNTSFNKNNNHISSHTFSGYPLSNPGPSTNTLHQAHYNKFQPPVHNQHQYYHSHYTNHQQQQLQKPQHHTHNQVVVQHQQSLAQSNHHSKIGSSVNAFAAAIAAVASNSNSSNTTITTNHSSNIANILAAAAAAATTTSSQKSSIATSLNNNNNKNSNIKNSRNTLNNNSSNNNPTNSGGSAATAATTTTSSTAPAAAAINIASNAAHNDHRQVVAKIQQSLDLFKNTNEKNVAWKKRLEITQQLCSKSTISGKQLKASAANASRNVSPGQPPKPQPEKGPVMLLHELFTDAHFECVSTEGLQHSKFTVVVTVDSQRFEGTGPSKKMAKNAAAKAALASMCNISFSPLQQAKFGALNSNSSGGGGGMGGAGSGLGVNGDATGCYDPKNVELPQTFADSIGKLVIEKFNEVMKGNDVYSRRKVLAGIVMTQAYDVRTAKVISLATGTKCVSGEHMSVTGTVINDSHAEIIARRGLLDYFYAQLDLHCRSQSSNTNVAASNNNSATAQYNGKGGNNNNTNSLGGIEQPEQESSIFVRPADGSTLYRLKDGINFHLYINTAPCGDARVFSPHENDNMDVDKHPNRKARGQLRTKVESGEGTIPVKSSEGIQTWDGVLQGQRLLTMSCSDKISRWNVLGLQGSLLASVIEPIYLHSIVLGSLLHPAHMYRAICGRVENSIQGLPPPYRLNKPKLALMTSAESRNQTKPPNFSINWVIGCSEVEIVNSFTGKLINNNTNTNKMSRLSKQSFYRRFAAAIERLPHARFREVKPTYFETKMCVPEYQQAKKELFAAFSKEDLGDWLKKPIEQDQFTLIPPKPEELMSASSGNTGSSNSSSSSNNGTGSNANGTTSGTK from the exons TCAATCTTCAGGCAG GAAGCCCCGCGGCTCGGAAGCGCCGCAAGCTGCAGCAGGCCCAGCTGAAGGCCGGCGGTGACCCATCGGCCGAGCAGGCTCCCCAGACAAAGAACACCGTCGCGGTACTGAACGAACTCAAGCGCAACCTGGTGTACAATCTGGAGTCTCAGACGGGGCCGGTGCACGCCCCCCTGTTCACCATGTCCGTCGTG GTCGACGGACAAAAGTTCATCGGACATGGTCGCAGCAAAAAGCTTGCCCGCATCGAGGCAGCTGCGGCAGCGCTGCGTAGCTTCATCCAGTTCAAAGACGGTGCGACGCTGACACCGATAAAGCCACTGCAGAATGTGGATTTTACCAGCGACGACCCGATGATCGAAAACAGTATTTTCCCTATGTCGGATACCCCGGCGCTGCCGGAAGCGATCGTAACATCCCCGTCGATGATTACAGCGAACAAATCCGGCAGTAAGGGGGCATCCGAGAAGGCTTACATTCCACGAAGTTTGGATTCCAAGGAGCGACATAATGGTCCCaaccacaacaacaacaataataatacCAACAACAACATCATCAACAACAATGTGCACTCAACAAACAACAGTAATTCCCCTTATCAGTCCAAGCCAAATTCAATTTTCAGCAATCATAATAACACAATCACGAGTTACAATCACCAAACAGCCGCTAGTCATAATAGCTATACCAGTAACACTAGTTTTAACAAAAACAATAACCACATCAGCAGCCACACGTTTTCCGGTTATCCTCTATCCAATCCTGGACCCTCCACTAACACACTCCACCAGGCACACTATAATAAGTTCCAACCCCCTGTTCACAACCAACACCAGTACTATCACAGCCATTACACAAACCATCAGCAACAACAGCTACAGAAACCACAACACCACACTCACAACCAGGTGGTGGTGCAGCATCAGCAATCGTTAGCGCAATCAAATCACCATAGCAAGATCGGTAGCAGCGTGAATGCCTTCGCCGCGGCCATTGCAGCGGTTGCCTCTAACTCCAACTCCTCCAACACAACCATCACCACGAATCATAGCAGTAATATTGCCaata TtctagctgctgctgctgctgctgctacaaCCACTTCTAGCCAAAAAAGTAGCATTGCCACTAgcctcaacaacaacaacaacaaaaacagcaACATTAAAAACAGCAGAAACAcgctcaacaacaacagcagtaaCAACAACCCGACTAATAGCGGCGGTTCTGCGGCGACGGCGGCGACTACGACGACGAGTTCGACAGCGCCGGCGGCGGCAGCGATCAATATCGCCTCAAACGCCGCGCATAACGACCATCGGCAAGTGGttgcgaaaattcagcaaagTTTAGATCTATTTAAAAATaccaatgaaaagaatgtagcATGGAAGAAGCGATTAGAAA TTACACAACAATTGTGTTCCAAATCAACCATTTCGGGGAAGC AGCTCAAGGCTTCGGCAGCGAACGCCTCGCGGAACGTGTCCCCCGGTCAGCCACCGAAGCCCCAGCCCGAGAAGGGCCCGGTGATGTTGCTGCACGAGCTGTTCACCGATGCCCACTTCGAGTGCGTCTCGACGGAGGGCCTGCAGCACTCCAAGTTTACCGTCGTTGTCACCGTGGACAGCCAGCGGTTCGAGGGAACCGGACCGTCGAAGAAGATGGCGAAGAATGCGGCCGCCAAGGCGGCACTCGCCTCGATGTGCAACATCTCGTTCAGCCCGCTGCAGCAGGCCAAGTTTGGGGCACTGAATTCGAACTCGAGCGGTGGCGGCGGCGGCATGGGCGGCGCCGGGTCCGGTCTTGGCGTTAATGGGGACGCCACCGGATGCTACGATCCGAAGAACGTCGAGCTGCCCCAAACGTTCGCCGATTCGATTGGCAA GTTAGTCATCGAAAAGTTCAACGAAGTGATGAAGGGTAACGACGTGTATTCGAGGAGGAAGGTGCTGGCAGGAATAGTGATGACGCAAGCCTACGACGTTCGGACTGCTAAG GTCATCTCTCTGGCAACTGGTACCAAGTGTGTGAGCGGGGAGCACATGAGCGTCACCGGCACGGTAATTAACGACTCACACGCGGAGATCATCGCCCGTCGCGGTTTGCTGGACTACTTTTATGCTCAGTTGGATTTACACTGTCGAAGCCAGTCGTCGAACACAAACGTTGCTGCTTCTAACAACAATTCGGCAACGGCTCAATACAATGGAAAGGGTGGCAATAACAACAACACCAACAGTCTCGGAGGAATCGAGCAACCGGAACAGGAATCAAGCATTTTCGTGCGACCCGCCGATGGATCGACACTGTACCGTCTGAAGGATGGCATTAACTTTCATCTGTACATCAATACGGCCCCCTGTGGGGATGCTCGTGTTTTTAGCCCACACGAGAATGATAACATGGATGTAGACAAACATCCGAATCG GAAAGCCCGCGGCCAGCTGCGCACCAAGGTGGAATCGGGCGAAGGGACGATACCGGTCAAGAGCAGCGAGGGCATTCAGACGTGGGATGGTGTCCTGCAGGGGCAGCGTCTATTGACGATGTCCTGCTCGGACAAAATATCACGCTGGAACGTACTCGGCTTGCAAGGATCGCTGCTCGCGTCCGTGATCGAGCCAATCTATCTGCACTCGATCGTGCTGGGCAGCTTGTTGCATCCGGCGCACATGTACCG CGCTATCTGTGGTCGCGTGGAGAACTCGATTCAAGGTCTGCCGCCGCCGTACCGTTTGAACAAACCGAAGCTGGCACTGATGACATCGGCGGAGTCCCGCAACCAAACAAAGCCCCCCAATTTCAGCATCAATTGGGTGATTGGCTGCAGTGAGGTCGAGATCGTCAActcgttcaccggcaagctgatcaacaacaacacaaacaccaacaaaatgtcccgGCTGTCGAAACAATCCTTCTATCGGCGGTTCGCGGCCGCTATCGAACGACTTCCGCATGCGCGCTTCCGCGAGGTCAAACCGACGTACTTCGAGACGAAGATGTGCGTTCCGGAGTACCAGCAGGCGAAGAAGGAGCTCTTTGCGGCCTTCAGCAAAGAGGACCTGGGCGATTGGTTGAAGAAACCAATCGAGCAGGATCAGTTCACGTTGATTCCTCCCAAGCCCGAGGAACTGATGAGCGCGAGCTCCGGTAACACTGGCAGCAGTaatagtagcagcagcagcaacaacggAACCGGAAGCAACGCGAATGGAACTACATCGGGTACTAAATGA
- the LOC129762255 gene encoding bromodomain-containing protein DDB_G0270170 isoform X3 — MRPNVVYDHYRWKKKIDQAMERSADGNNAGGGNKIPVLTGGAATGTSGTTTAAASNSPPRSAGGIMTTPTRRPNKRKSSSVNLQAGSPAARKRRKLQQAQLKAGGDPSAEQAPQTKNTVAVLNELKRNLVYNLESQTGPVHAPLFTMSVVVDGQKFIGHGRSKKLARIEAAAAALRSFIQFKDGATLTPIKPLQNVDFTSDDPMIENSIFPMSDTPALPEAIVTSPSMITANKSGSKGASEKAYIPRSLDSKERHNGPNHNNNNNNTNNNIINNNVHSTNNSNSPYQSKPNSIFSNHNNTITSYNHQTAASHNSYTSNTSFNKNNNHISSHTFSGYPLSNPGPSTNTLHQAHYNKFQPPVHNQHQYYHSHYTNHQQQQLQKPQHHTHNQVVVQHQQSLAQSNHHSKIGSSVNAFAAAIAAVASNSNSSNTTITTNHSSNIANSNNNYTTNTTNNTNRNRKPRTDNDINTESFNALPTTTTTLTPIPTHLPPQPLTQHLSPLPQSPVLAAAAAAATTTSSQKSSIATSLNNNNNKNSNIKNSRNTLNNNSSNNNPTNSGGSAATAATTTTSSTAPAAAAINIASNAAHNDHRQVVAKIQQSLDLFKNTNEKNVAWKKRLEKLKASAANASRNVSPGQPPKPQPEKGPVMLLHELFTDAHFECVSTEGLQHSKFTVVVTVDSQRFEGTGPSKKMAKNAAAKAALASMCNISFSPLQQAKFGALNSNSSGGGGGMGGAGSGLGVNGDATGCYDPKNVELPQTFADSIGKLVIEKFNEVMKGNDVYSRRKVLAGIVMTQAYDVRTAKVISLATGTKCVSGEHMSVTGTVINDSHAEIIARRGLLDYFYAQLDLHCRSQSSNTNVAASNNNSATAQYNGKGGNNNNTNSLGGIEQPEQESSIFVRPADGSTLYRLKDGINFHLYINTAPCGDARVFSPHENDNMDVDKHPNRKARGQLRTKVESGEGTIPVKSSEGIQTWDGVLQGQRLLTMSCSDKISRWNVLGLQGSLLASVIEPIYLHSIVLGSLLHPAHMYRAICGRVENSIQGLPPPYRLNKPKLALMTSAESRNQTKPPNFSINWVIGCSEVEIVNSFTGKLINNNTNTNKMSRLSKQSFYRRFAAAIERLPHARFREVKPTYFETKMCVPEYQQAKKELFAAFSKEDLGDWLKKPIEQDQFTLIPPKPEELMSASSGNTGSSNSSSSSNNGTGSNANGTTSGTK, encoded by the exons TCAATCTTCAGGCAG GAAGCCCCGCGGCTCGGAAGCGCCGCAAGCTGCAGCAGGCCCAGCTGAAGGCCGGCGGTGACCCATCGGCCGAGCAGGCTCCCCAGACAAAGAACACCGTCGCGGTACTGAACGAACTCAAGCGCAACCTGGTGTACAATCTGGAGTCTCAGACGGGGCCGGTGCACGCCCCCCTGTTCACCATGTCCGTCGTG GTCGACGGACAAAAGTTCATCGGACATGGTCGCAGCAAAAAGCTTGCCCGCATCGAGGCAGCTGCGGCAGCGCTGCGTAGCTTCATCCAGTTCAAAGACGGTGCGACGCTGACACCGATAAAGCCACTGCAGAATGTGGATTTTACCAGCGACGACCCGATGATCGAAAACAGTATTTTCCCTATGTCGGATACCCCGGCGCTGCCGGAAGCGATCGTAACATCCCCGTCGATGATTACAGCGAACAAATCCGGCAGTAAGGGGGCATCCGAGAAGGCTTACATTCCACGAAGTTTGGATTCCAAGGAGCGACATAATGGTCCCaaccacaacaacaacaataataatacCAACAACAACATCATCAACAACAATGTGCACTCAACAAACAACAGTAATTCCCCTTATCAGTCCAAGCCAAATTCAATTTTCAGCAATCATAATAACACAATCACGAGTTACAATCACCAAACAGCCGCTAGTCATAATAGCTATACCAGTAACACTAGTTTTAACAAAAACAATAACCACATCAGCAGCCACACGTTTTCCGGTTATCCTCTATCCAATCCTGGACCCTCCACTAACACACTCCACCAGGCACACTATAATAAGTTCCAACCCCCTGTTCACAACCAACACCAGTACTATCACAGCCATTACACAAACCATCAGCAACAACAGCTACAGAAACCACAACACCACACTCACAACCAGGTGGTGGTGCAGCATCAGCAATCGTTAGCGCAATCAAATCACCATAGCAAGATCGGTAGCAGCGTGAATGCCTTCGCCGCGGCCATTGCAGCGGTTGCCTCTAACTCCAACTCCTCCAACACAACCATCACCACGAATCATAGCAGTAATATTGCCaatagtaataataattatACTACTAATACTACTAATAATACCAATCGTAATCGCAAACCCCGTACGGATAATGATATTAATACTGAATCATTTAATGCTctaccaacaacaacaaccacacTAACACCAATACCCACACATCTACCACCACAACCACTAACACAACACTTATCACCACTACCACAATCACCAGTtctagctgctgctgctgctgctgctacaaCCACTTCTAGCCAAAAAAGTAGCATTGCCACTAgcctcaacaacaacaacaacaaaaacagcaACATTAAAAACAGCAGAAACAcgctcaacaacaacagcagtaaCAACAACCCGACTAATAGCGGCGGTTCTGCGGCGACGGCGGCGACTACGACGACGAGTTCGACAGCGCCGGCGGCGGCAGCGATCAATATCGCCTCAAACGCCGCGCATAACGACCATCGGCAAGTGGttgcgaaaattcagcaaagTTTAGATCTATTTAAAAATaccaatgaaaagaatgtagcATGGAAGAAGCGATTAGAAA AGCTCAAGGCTTCGGCAGCGAACGCCTCGCGGAACGTGTCCCCCGGTCAGCCACCGAAGCCCCAGCCCGAGAAGGGCCCGGTGATGTTGCTGCACGAGCTGTTCACCGATGCCCACTTCGAGTGCGTCTCGACGGAGGGCCTGCAGCACTCCAAGTTTACCGTCGTTGTCACCGTGGACAGCCAGCGGTTCGAGGGAACCGGACCGTCGAAGAAGATGGCGAAGAATGCGGCCGCCAAGGCGGCACTCGCCTCGATGTGCAACATCTCGTTCAGCCCGCTGCAGCAGGCCAAGTTTGGGGCACTGAATTCGAACTCGAGCGGTGGCGGCGGCGGCATGGGCGGCGCCGGGTCCGGTCTTGGCGTTAATGGGGACGCCACCGGATGCTACGATCCGAAGAACGTCGAGCTGCCCCAAACGTTCGCCGATTCGATTGGCAA GTTAGTCATCGAAAAGTTCAACGAAGTGATGAAGGGTAACGACGTGTATTCGAGGAGGAAGGTGCTGGCAGGAATAGTGATGACGCAAGCCTACGACGTTCGGACTGCTAAG GTCATCTCTCTGGCAACTGGTACCAAGTGTGTGAGCGGGGAGCACATGAGCGTCACCGGCACGGTAATTAACGACTCACACGCGGAGATCATCGCCCGTCGCGGTTTGCTGGACTACTTTTATGCTCAGTTGGATTTACACTGTCGAAGCCAGTCGTCGAACACAAACGTTGCTGCTTCTAACAACAATTCGGCAACGGCTCAATACAATGGAAAGGGTGGCAATAACAACAACACCAACAGTCTCGGAGGAATCGAGCAACCGGAACAGGAATCAAGCATTTTCGTGCGACCCGCCGATGGATCGACACTGTACCGTCTGAAGGATGGCATTAACTTTCATCTGTACATCAATACGGCCCCCTGTGGGGATGCTCGTGTTTTTAGCCCACACGAGAATGATAACATGGATGTAGACAAACATCCGAATCG GAAAGCCCGCGGCCAGCTGCGCACCAAGGTGGAATCGGGCGAAGGGACGATACCGGTCAAGAGCAGCGAGGGCATTCAGACGTGGGATGGTGTCCTGCAGGGGCAGCGTCTATTGACGATGTCCTGCTCGGACAAAATATCACGCTGGAACGTACTCGGCTTGCAAGGATCGCTGCTCGCGTCCGTGATCGAGCCAATCTATCTGCACTCGATCGTGCTGGGCAGCTTGTTGCATCCGGCGCACATGTACCG CGCTATCTGTGGTCGCGTGGAGAACTCGATTCAAGGTCTGCCGCCGCCGTACCGTTTGAACAAACCGAAGCTGGCACTGATGACATCGGCGGAGTCCCGCAACCAAACAAAGCCCCCCAATTTCAGCATCAATTGGGTGATTGGCTGCAGTGAGGTCGAGATCGTCAActcgttcaccggcaagctgatcaacaacaacacaaacaccaacaaaatgtcccgGCTGTCGAAACAATCCTTCTATCGGCGGTTCGCGGCCGCTATCGAACGACTTCCGCATGCGCGCTTCCGCGAGGTCAAACCGACGTACTTCGAGACGAAGATGTGCGTTCCGGAGTACCAGCAGGCGAAGAAGGAGCTCTTTGCGGCCTTCAGCAAAGAGGACCTGGGCGATTGGTTGAAGAAACCAATCGAGCAGGATCAGTTCACGTTGATTCCTCCCAAGCCCGAGGAACTGATGAGCGCGAGCTCCGGTAACACTGGCAGCAGTaatagtagcagcagcagcaacaacggAACCGGAAGCAACGCGAATGGAACTACATCGGGTACTAAATGA
- the LOC129762255 gene encoding uncharacterized protein LOC129762255 isoform X2, which produces MRPNVVYDHYRWKKKIDQAMERSADGNNAGGGNKIPVLTGGAATGTSGTTTAAASNSPPRSAGGIMTTPTRRPNKRKSSSGSPAARKRRKLQQAQLKAGGDPSAEQAPQTKNTVAVLNELKRNLVYNLESQTGPVHAPLFTMSVVVDGQKFIGHGRSKKLARIEAAAAALRSFIQFKDGATLTPIKPLQNVDFTSDDPMIENSIFPMSDTPALPEAIVTSPSMITANKSGSKGASEKAYIPRSLDSKERHNGPNHNNNNNNTNNNIINNNVHSTNNSNSPYQSKPNSIFSNHNNTITSYNHQTAASHNSYTSNTSFNKNNNHISSHTFSGYPLSNPGPSTNTLHQAHYNKFQPPVHNQHQYYHSHYTNHQQQQLQKPQHHTHNQVVVQHQQSLAQSNHHSKIGSSVNAFAAAIAAVASNSNSSNTTITTNHSSNIANSNNNYTTNTTNNTNRNRKPRTDNDINTESFNALPTTTTTLTPIPTHLPPQPLTQHLSPLPQSPVLAAAAAAATTTSSQKSSIATSLNNNNNKNSNIKNSRNTLNNNSSNNNPTNSGGSAATAATTTTSSTAPAAAAINIASNAAHNDHRQVVAKIQQSLDLFKNTNEKNVAWKKRLEITQQLCSKSTISGKQLKASAANASRNVSPGQPPKPQPEKGPVMLLHELFTDAHFECVSTEGLQHSKFTVVVTVDSQRFEGTGPSKKMAKNAAAKAALASMCNISFSPLQQAKFGALNSNSSGGGGGMGGAGSGLGVNGDATGCYDPKNVELPQTFADSIGKLVIEKFNEVMKGNDVYSRRKVLAGIVMTQAYDVRTAKVISLATGTKCVSGEHMSVTGTVINDSHAEIIARRGLLDYFYAQLDLHCRSQSSNTNVAASNNNSATAQYNGKGGNNNNTNSLGGIEQPEQESSIFVRPADGSTLYRLKDGINFHLYINTAPCGDARVFSPHENDNMDVDKHPNRKARGQLRTKVESGEGTIPVKSSEGIQTWDGVLQGQRLLTMSCSDKISRWNVLGLQGSLLASVIEPIYLHSIVLGSLLHPAHMYRAICGRVENSIQGLPPPYRLNKPKLALMTSAESRNQTKPPNFSINWVIGCSEVEIVNSFTGKLINNNTNTNKMSRLSKQSFYRRFAAAIERLPHARFREVKPTYFETKMCVPEYQQAKKELFAAFSKEDLGDWLKKPIEQDQFTLIPPKPEELMSASSGNTGSSNSSSSSNNGTGSNANGTTSGTK; this is translated from the exons GAAGCCCCGCGGCTCGGAAGCGCCGCAAGCTGCAGCAGGCCCAGCTGAAGGCCGGCGGTGACCCATCGGCCGAGCAGGCTCCCCAGACAAAGAACACCGTCGCGGTACTGAACGAACTCAAGCGCAACCTGGTGTACAATCTGGAGTCTCAGACGGGGCCGGTGCACGCCCCCCTGTTCACCATGTCCGTCGTG GTCGACGGACAAAAGTTCATCGGACATGGTCGCAGCAAAAAGCTTGCCCGCATCGAGGCAGCTGCGGCAGCGCTGCGTAGCTTCATCCAGTTCAAAGACGGTGCGACGCTGACACCGATAAAGCCACTGCAGAATGTGGATTTTACCAGCGACGACCCGATGATCGAAAACAGTATTTTCCCTATGTCGGATACCCCGGCGCTGCCGGAAGCGATCGTAACATCCCCGTCGATGATTACAGCGAACAAATCCGGCAGTAAGGGGGCATCCGAGAAGGCTTACATTCCACGAAGTTTGGATTCCAAGGAGCGACATAATGGTCCCaaccacaacaacaacaataataatacCAACAACAACATCATCAACAACAATGTGCACTCAACAAACAACAGTAATTCCCCTTATCAGTCCAAGCCAAATTCAATTTTCAGCAATCATAATAACACAATCACGAGTTACAATCACCAAACAGCCGCTAGTCATAATAGCTATACCAGTAACACTAGTTTTAACAAAAACAATAACCACATCAGCAGCCACACGTTTTCCGGTTATCCTCTATCCAATCCTGGACCCTCCACTAACACACTCCACCAGGCACACTATAATAAGTTCCAACCCCCTGTTCACAACCAACACCAGTACTATCACAGCCATTACACAAACCATCAGCAACAACAGCTACAGAAACCACAACACCACACTCACAACCAGGTGGTGGTGCAGCATCAGCAATCGTTAGCGCAATCAAATCACCATAGCAAGATCGGTAGCAGCGTGAATGCCTTCGCCGCGGCCATTGCAGCGGTTGCCTCTAACTCCAACTCCTCCAACACAACCATCACCACGAATCATAGCAGTAATATTGCCaatagtaataataattatACTACTAATACTACTAATAATACCAATCGTAATCGCAAACCCCGTACGGATAATGATATTAATACTGAATCATTTAATGCTctaccaacaacaacaaccacacTAACACCAATACCCACACATCTACCACCACAACCACTAACACAACACTTATCACCACTACCACAATCACCAGTtctagctgctgctgctgctgctgctacaaCCACTTCTAGCCAAAAAAGTAGCATTGCCACTAgcctcaacaacaacaacaacaaaaacagcaACATTAAAAACAGCAGAAACAcgctcaacaacaacagcagtaaCAACAACCCGACTAATAGCGGCGGTTCTGCGGCGACGGCGGCGACTACGACGACGAGTTCGACAGCGCCGGCGGCGGCAGCGATCAATATCGCCTCAAACGCCGCGCATAACGACCATCGGCAAGTGGttgcgaaaattcagcaaagTTTAGATCTATTTAAAAATaccaatgaaaagaatgtagcATGGAAGAAGCGATTAGAAA TTACACAACAATTGTGTTCCAAATCAACCATTTCGGGGAAGC AGCTCAAGGCTTCGGCAGCGAACGCCTCGCGGAACGTGTCCCCCGGTCAGCCACCGAAGCCCCAGCCCGAGAAGGGCCCGGTGATGTTGCTGCACGAGCTGTTCACCGATGCCCACTTCGAGTGCGTCTCGACGGAGGGCCTGCAGCACTCCAAGTTTACCGTCGTTGTCACCGTGGACAGCCAGCGGTTCGAGGGAACCGGACCGTCGAAGAAGATGGCGAAGAATGCGGCCGCCAAGGCGGCACTCGCCTCGATGTGCAACATCTCGTTCAGCCCGCTGCAGCAGGCCAAGTTTGGGGCACTGAATTCGAACTCGAGCGGTGGCGGCGGCGGCATGGGCGGCGCCGGGTCCGGTCTTGGCGTTAATGGGGACGCCACCGGATGCTACGATCCGAAGAACGTCGAGCTGCCCCAAACGTTCGCCGATTCGATTGGCAA GTTAGTCATCGAAAAGTTCAACGAAGTGATGAAGGGTAACGACGTGTATTCGAGGAGGAAGGTGCTGGCAGGAATAGTGATGACGCAAGCCTACGACGTTCGGACTGCTAAG GTCATCTCTCTGGCAACTGGTACCAAGTGTGTGAGCGGGGAGCACATGAGCGTCACCGGCACGGTAATTAACGACTCACACGCGGAGATCATCGCCCGTCGCGGTTTGCTGGACTACTTTTATGCTCAGTTGGATTTACACTGTCGAAGCCAGTCGTCGAACACAAACGTTGCTGCTTCTAACAACAATTCGGCAACGGCTCAATACAATGGAAAGGGTGGCAATAACAACAACACCAACAGTCTCGGAGGAATCGAGCAACCGGAACAGGAATCAAGCATTTTCGTGCGACCCGCCGATGGATCGACACTGTACCGTCTGAAGGATGGCATTAACTTTCATCTGTACATCAATACGGCCCCCTGTGGGGATGCTCGTGTTTTTAGCCCACACGAGAATGATAACATGGATGTAGACAAACATCCGAATCG GAAAGCCCGCGGCCAGCTGCGCACCAAGGTGGAATCGGGCGAAGGGACGATACCGGTCAAGAGCAGCGAGGGCATTCAGACGTGGGATGGTGTCCTGCAGGGGCAGCGTCTATTGACGATGTCCTGCTCGGACAAAATATCACGCTGGAACGTACTCGGCTTGCAAGGATCGCTGCTCGCGTCCGTGATCGAGCCAATCTATCTGCACTCGATCGTGCTGGGCAGCTTGTTGCATCCGGCGCACATGTACCG CGCTATCTGTGGTCGCGTGGAGAACTCGATTCAAGGTCTGCCGCCGCCGTACCGTTTGAACAAACCGAAGCTGGCACTGATGACATCGGCGGAGTCCCGCAACCAAACAAAGCCCCCCAATTTCAGCATCAATTGGGTGATTGGCTGCAGTGAGGTCGAGATCGTCAActcgttcaccggcaagctgatcaacaacaacacaaacaccaacaaaatgtcccgGCTGTCGAAACAATCCTTCTATCGGCGGTTCGCGGCCGCTATCGAACGACTTCCGCATGCGCGCTTCCGCGAGGTCAAACCGACGTACTTCGAGACGAAGATGTGCGTTCCGGAGTACCAGCAGGCGAAGAAGGAGCTCTTTGCGGCCTTCAGCAAAGAGGACCTGGGCGATTGGTTGAAGAAACCAATCGAGCAGGATCAGTTCACGTTGATTCCTCCCAAGCCCGAGGAACTGATGAGCGCGAGCTCCGGTAACACTGGCAGCAGTaatagtagcagcagcagcaacaacggAACCGGAAGCAACGCGAATGGAACTACATCGGGTACTAAATGA